Proteins from a genomic interval of Pseudomonas versuta:
- a CDS encoding MFS transporter, with translation MKTVSPRLTLLTASGVCSLIVLDTNIVAVTLPSIARDLGANFVDIEWVVSAYMLAFAALLLPAGSIADRFGRKKTLLWGLSIFILASIGCGAAPDSLLLEIARAVKGVGAALLLTSALASIGHAFHDEVERAKAWAFWGACMGVAMTAAPTLGGLITESLGWRWIFYLNLPVGLLLMLLVRHAIAESRDPQSARLDPWGSLAFSASLLCLIWGLIEANRIGWDNPLTYARLSAGVLLLGLFVWVESVQRRPMIDLQLFRHPRFIGALLGMFAYAGCAQVMMTLLPFYLQNGLGFSAIASGLGMLPFALAMLICPRIGARLASRYSPASLMAAGLTLVGCGNLLSAWAVDHGGYLSFALTTAVTGAGAGLLNGDTQKNIMACVPRDRVGMASGMSTTMRFSAIVLAIGVFGALLGSHTGQNLEASLKQETGGQWIEQSHFIATRVVAGDMPGALSQLPQAARVQIEPLAIRAFVAGFTTVLWVAGVLALLGALLVGTLMRKPIPRMATARPVLLE, from the coding sequence ATGAAAACTGTCAGCCCGCGTCTGACCCTGCTGACCGCCAGCGGGGTGTGCTCACTCATCGTGCTCGATACCAATATCGTCGCGGTCACCCTGCCCAGCATCGCCCGCGACCTGGGGGCCAATTTTGTCGACATCGAATGGGTGGTCAGCGCCTATATGCTGGCATTTGCGGCGCTGCTGCTGCCGGCCGGGAGCATTGCCGACCGCTTCGGACGCAAGAAAACCCTGCTCTGGGGCTTGAGCATTTTCATCCTCGCCTCCATCGGTTGTGGCGCTGCACCCGACAGCCTGTTGCTGGAGATCGCCCGGGCGGTCAAGGGCGTGGGCGCGGCCCTGCTGTTGACCTCCGCGCTGGCCTCGATTGGCCATGCCTTTCATGACGAAGTTGAACGGGCCAAAGCCTGGGCGTTCTGGGGGGCGTGCATGGGCGTGGCTATGACCGCAGCGCCAACCCTGGGTGGCTTGATCACCGAATCCCTGGGCTGGCGCTGGATCTTCTACCTCAACCTGCCGGTGGGCTTGCTGCTGATGCTGCTGGTCAGGCATGCCATTGCCGAGTCCCGCGACCCACAGTCGGCCCGTCTTGACCCCTGGGGCAGCCTGGCCTTCAGCGCCAGTTTGCTGTGCCTGATCTGGGGCTTGATCGAAGCCAACCGCATCGGCTGGGACAACCCGCTGACCTACGCCCGCCTGAGTGCCGGAGTACTATTGCTGGGCCTGTTTGTGTGGGTCGAGTCGGTACAGCGCCGGCCCATGATTGACCTGCAACTGTTCCGTCATCCGCGCTTTATCGGGGCTCTGCTGGGCATGTTTGCCTACGCCGGCTGCGCTCAAGTGATGATGACGCTATTGCCGTTTTACCTGCAGAACGGCCTGGGCTTCAGCGCCATCGCGTCGGGCCTGGGCATGCTGCCGTTTGCCCTGGCCATGCTGATCTGCCCGCGCATCGGTGCTCGCCTGGCGTCGCGTTACAGCCCGGCCAGCCTGATGGCGGCGGGCCTGACCCTGGTCGGCTGCGGCAACCTGCTCAGTGCCTGGGCGGTGGACCATGGCGGTTATTTGAGCTTTGCCCTGACCACGGCGGTGACGGGTGCCGGAGCTGGCCTGCTCAACGGCGACACGCAAAAAAACATCATGGCCTGCGTGCCCCGGGATCGCGTGGGGATGGCGTCCGGCATGAGCACCACCATGCGCTTCAGCGCCATCGTGCTGGCCATTGGCGTGTTTGGCGCCCTGCTGGGCAGTCATACCGGGCAAAACCTGGAGGCCAGCCTCAAGCAAGAAACAGGAGGACAGTGGATTGAGCAGAGCCACTTTATTGCTACACGGGTGGTGGCCGGAGATATGCCGGGGGCTCTGAGCCAACTGCCCCAGGCAGCCCGCGTGCAAATCGAGCCGCTGGCGATCCGGGCTTTTGTTGCCGGATTCACGACTGTGTTGTGGGTGGCCGGGGTCCTGGCCCTGCTTGGCGCACTGCTGGTGGGGACGCTGATGCGCAAACCGATTCCGCGGATGGCAACTGCGCGGCCGGTCCTGCTGGAATGA
- a CDS encoding FecR family protein, with amino-acid sequence MSNTRVDPVTRAAVDWMLRLESGQACPSERQVFKAWLAESPEHMAAWQRVAGVLKTPLADLQSVERRSPGQLHAAREALLESPSAARKKALQGGLLLLLLGVGAAGMVDRVTPLRGMMADQHTATGERRTIELADGSRLTLNARSAVDIQFSAGQRRVQLREGQLQVDVAADPQRPFVVATAQGQVKALGTRFMVRQGADESLASVQQHSVQLDTLNGLQRRIDAGQAVSFTASQIDPQTPTARSQADWLEGRVELHDEPLSALVEALRPYQTGVLRISPEAARVRVFGVFSLDNTPQTLSTLAQTLPIKVTHYGPWLTLIDVRG; translated from the coding sequence ATGAGCAACACCAGGGTAGATCCCGTTACCCGTGCCGCTGTCGACTGGATGCTGCGGCTGGAGTCCGGGCAGGCCTGTCCCTCGGAGCGTCAGGTGTTTAAAGCCTGGCTGGCCGAAAGCCCTGAGCATATGGCTGCGTGGCAGCGGGTGGCCGGGGTGTTGAAAACCCCGCTGGCGGATTTGCAATCGGTAGAACGGCGCAGCCCGGGGCAATTGCATGCGGCCCGTGAAGCGCTGCTGGAAAGCCCTTCTGCGGCACGCAAAAAAGCCCTGCAAGGCGGCCTGCTGCTGTTGTTGCTGGGGGTGGGCGCCGCGGGTATGGTCGATCGGGTGACGCCTCTGAGGGGCATGATGGCCGATCAACATACTGCGACCGGTGAACGCAGAACCATCGAGCTGGCAGATGGCAGTCGCCTTACGCTCAACGCCCGCAGCGCCGTCGATATCCAGTTCAGCGCCGGGCAGCGTCGCGTTCAGTTGCGTGAAGGCCAATTGCAGGTCGATGTGGCCGCCGACCCGCAGCGGCCCTTTGTGGTTGCGACCGCCCAGGGTCAGGTCAAGGCGCTGGGCACGCGCTTCATGGTGCGCCAGGGGGCGGACGAAAGCCTGGCCAGCGTGCAACAGCACAGCGTGCAGCTCGACACCCTCAATGGTTTGCAACGACGCATCGATGCCGGTCAGGCAGTGTCGTTTACAGCCAGCCAGATTGACCCGCAAACCCCGACTGCGCGCAGTCAGGCCGATTGGCTCGAAGGCCGGGTAGAACTGCATGACGAGCCGTTGTCGGCACTGGTTGAAGCGTTGCGCCCTTACCAGACCGGTGTGCTGCGCATCAGCCCAGAAGCTGCCAGGGTCAGAGTGTTCGGGGTTTTCTCATTGGATAACACCCCGCAGACCTTGAGCACCCTGGCGCAAACCTTGCCGATCAAGGTCACGCACTACGGCCCCTGGCTGACCCTGATTGATGTGCGCGGTTAA
- a CDS encoding SDR family oxidoreductase: MDKVILITGGSRGIGAATAILAAQQGYRICINYLTDAAAAHEVLAQVHALGAQAIAVRADVSNEEEIIGLFTRVDEELGPITALVNNAGTVGLKSRVDEMSESRILHTLRTNVLGPILCSRHAVLRMSPRYGGQGGNIVNVSSGAARLGSPNEYVDYAASKGALDTFTLGLSKELAGEGIRVNAVRPGLIFTEFHALSGDPGRVSKLESSIPMGRGGRPEEVAEAIIWLLSDKASYATGTFIDLCGGR, from the coding sequence ATGGACAAAGTCATCTTGATCACCGGTGGCAGTCGCGGCATCGGCGCTGCCACTGCGATCCTGGCAGCGCAGCAGGGCTACCGGATTTGCATCAACTATCTGACGGATGCAGCGGCTGCCCATGAAGTGCTGGCACAGGTTCATGCTCTGGGGGCACAGGCCATTGCCGTGCGTGCCGATGTGAGCAATGAAGAAGAAATCATCGGCCTGTTTACCCGGGTTGACGAGGAGCTCGGCCCGATCACGGCGCTGGTCAACAATGCCGGGACCGTGGGCCTCAAGTCCCGGGTCGACGAAATGTCCGAGTCGCGTATTTTGCACACCCTGAGAACCAATGTGCTGGGGCCTATCCTGTGTTCCAGGCATGCAGTGCTGCGCATGTCGCCGCGTTACGGCGGGCAGGGCGGCAATATCGTCAACGTGTCGTCGGGGGCTGCGCGCCTGGGCTCGCCCAATGAGTACGTTGACTATGCCGCTTCAAAAGGCGCGCTGGACACCTTTACCCTGGGCTTGTCCAAAGAGCTGGCGGGCGAGGGGATCCGGGTCAACGCAGTGCGCCCGGGCCTCATCTTTACCGAGTTCCACGCCTTGAGCGGCGATCCGGGGCGGGTCAGCAAGCTGGAGTCGAGCATCCCGATGGGCCGTGGCGGCCGCCCTGAAGAAGTCGCCGAAGCCATTATCTGGCTGCTCAGCGACAAGGCTTCCTACGCCACCGGTACCTTTATCGACTTGTGCGGCGGGCGTTGA
- a CDS encoding TonB-dependent siderophore receptor: MSYVPLRPCLLALTIALSITGHPLSAVAGPLVNEQSAVRAFDLPAAPLGATLSRIARDSQLTLSVSPALLQGKTSAPVRGRFTPQQAAERALAGSGLGLSVTESGALSVYPLAETGTLNLGATTVSGRVAEDARGAVDGFVATRSATATKTDTPILEIPQTINVVTADQVQAQGARDLTQALRYTPGLSTNGYTDRNTIADEITSRGFAPTLLYLDGAYLPSAGSLGGTPQIDPYTLERIEVLKGPSSVLYGQNQPGGMINMVSKLPSTEAAHQIKVGTGSFDRYNLAFDFTGPLDEAKTLSYRLIGVGNTGGEQVGHTKDSRQLLAPSFSWMPDDDTELTLYAQIQRDDALADYQSLPAVGSLYRNSQGNKIDRDTFLGDSKWNDYKRDQYVVGYQFSHAFNEAMTYRQSLSYIDVNDRYKGFYLNRFVTTPEGISDTHASRTKLDWRQQNSSYTFDNHLQSDFATGPLQHTLLVGLDYRDFTRKYQGYNLSGSEIIDLYNPTNYRTTGVPTLTTQWDNRVKQTGLYVQDQIKLDNFILTIGGRHDWAKVDNNDLLADTRAMQNDNKFTGRVGLTYVTSFGLAPYISYTESFLPSVGTTAPDRGGKAFKPQLGKQYEVGVKYQPDDSTLLTASVFEIKQQNVLTGDLQYLEYQIQEGEVSSRGIELEGKSSYSNIDLIASLSYLDVFYSKSNYDNKGNRSEAQAPWAASVWADYHFTGNVLQGVTLGGGARYTGKSYGDSANTFKTPSFVIYDATLSYDLAALDPGFKGVSTSLNVQNLFDREYVSSCNYSFGCYYGQQRTAALEVKYDW; this comes from the coding sequence ATGTCGTACGTCCCGCTGAGACCCTGCCTTCTGGCACTGACCATTGCCCTGAGCATTACCGGCCACCCCTTGAGCGCGGTGGCCGGGCCGCTGGTCAATGAACAGAGTGCAGTGCGTGCCTTTGACTTGCCTGCGGCGCCGCTGGGAGCGACCCTGAGCCGGATTGCCCGTGACAGCCAGCTGACCCTGTCGGTATCGCCTGCTTTATTGCAGGGTAAAACCTCGGCACCGGTACGGGGCCGGTTTACCCCGCAGCAGGCCGCCGAGCGCGCCCTGGCGGGCAGCGGTCTGGGCTTGAGCGTGACCGAAAGCGGTGCCCTGAGCGTTTACCCGCTGGCAGAAACGGGCACGTTGAATCTGGGGGCGACCACGGTGTCGGGGCGTGTGGCCGAAGATGCTCGCGGAGCGGTAGACGGTTTTGTCGCCACCCGTTCGGCCACGGCGACTAAGACCGATACACCGATTCTGGAGATCCCACAGACCATCAACGTGGTGACGGCGGATCAGGTTCAGGCGCAGGGCGCCCGTGATCTGACCCAGGCACTGCGCTACACCCCGGGCCTGAGCACCAACGGCTACACCGATCGCAATACCATCGCGGACGAAATCACCAGCCGCGGTTTTGCCCCGACCCTGCTCTATCTCGATGGTGCTTATTTACCGTCGGCGGGGAGCCTGGGCGGCACGCCACAGATCGACCCCTATACCCTGGAACGCATCGAAGTCCTCAAAGGGCCGTCTTCGGTGCTGTACGGGCAAAACCAGCCGGGGGGCATGATCAATATGGTGTCCAAACTCCCGAGCACTGAAGCTGCGCACCAGATCAAAGTCGGCACTGGCAGTTTTGACCGCTACAACCTGGCGTTTGACTTCACGGGGCCGCTGGACGAGGCCAAAACCCTCAGTTACCGGTTGATCGGGGTCGGCAATACGGGCGGCGAACAGGTGGGCCACACCAAGGATTCGCGCCAGCTGCTGGCGCCCAGCTTCAGCTGGATGCCCGACGACGACACCGAGCTGACGCTGTATGCGCAAATCCAGCGTGATGACGCCCTGGCCGACTATCAGTCCTTACCGGCGGTGGGCAGCCTGTACCGCAACTCGCAGGGCAACAAGATTGATCGCGATACGTTTTTGGGCGACTCGAAATGGAACGACTACAAGCGCGATCAATACGTGGTGGGCTACCAGTTTTCCCACGCCTTCAATGAGGCCATGACGTATCGCCAGAGCCTGAGCTATATCGACGTCAACGACCGCTACAAGGGCTTTTACCTCAACCGTTTTGTCACCACCCCCGAGGGCATCAGTGACACTCACGCCAGCCGCACCAAACTCGACTGGCGCCAGCAAAACAGCTCGTACACCTTCGACAACCACCTGCAAAGCGACTTCGCCACTGGCCCCCTGCAGCACACCTTGCTGGTGGGACTGGACTACCGCGATTTCACCCGCAAGTATCAGGGCTACAACCTGTCGGGCAGTGAAATCATCGACCTCTACAACCCCACCAACTACCGCACCACGGGCGTGCCGACCCTGACCACCCAGTGGGATAACAGGGTCAAGCAAACCGGTTTGTATGTGCAGGATCAGATCAAGCTCGACAACTTCATCCTGACCATCGGTGGCCGCCATGACTGGGCCAAGGTCGACAACAATGACTTGCTGGCCGATACGCGGGCCATGCAAAACGACAACAAGTTCACCGGGCGCGTGGGGCTGACGTACGTCACCTCGTTCGGGCTGGCGCCTTACATCAGCTACACCGAATCGTTCTTGCCTTCAGTCGGTACCACGGCCCCGGATCGAGGGGGCAAGGCGTTCAAGCCGCAATTGGGCAAGCAATATGAAGTGGGGGTCAAATATCAGCCTGACGACAGCACCTTGCTTACGGCGTCGGTGTTTGAGATCAAGCAGCAAAACGTGCTGACCGGTGACTTGCAGTACCTGGAGTACCAGATACAGGAAGGTGAAGTCAGCTCGCGGGGGATCGAACTGGAAGGCAAAAGCAGCTACAGCAACATCGACCTGATTGCTTCGTTGTCATACCTGGACGTGTTCTACAGCAAGTCCAACTATGACAATAAGGGCAACCGCAGTGAGGCGCAGGCGCCATGGGCGGCGAGTGTGTGGGCCGATTACCACTTCACCGGGAATGTGCTGCAGGGCGTGACCCTGGGCGGTGGTGCGCGATACACCGGGAAAAGCTACGGCGACTCGGCCAACACCTTCAAAACCCCGTCATTCGTGATCTACGACGCCACCCTCAGCTATGACCTGGCGGCGCTGGACCCGGGTTTCAAAGGTGTGAGCACCAGCCTCAATGTGCAAAACCTGTTCGACCGCGAGTACGTCTCGTCATGTAACTACAGCTTCGGCTGTTACTACGGCCAGCAACGGACTGCAGCGCTGGAAGTCAAATACGACTGGTGA
- a CDS encoding AGE family epimerase/isomerase, whose protein sequence is MTDLTRTSDSWLTSAPHQQWLHNQGQTLLDFAKAARVPLGFAGLDRFGKRPDDAPADTVTTARMVHSFALAHIQGLPGCTPLIDHGLRALAGALRDGVHGGWFATPDAQDGNTRKAAYLHAFVALAASSAVVAGRPGATALLDEAVAVLETRFWCEDEGALLESFAGDWSDCEAYRGANSNMHGTETFLALADVLDQDLWLDRALRISERVIHQHAAQSSYLPIEHFDAGWQPLPDYNRDNPTDPFRPFGKTPGHAFEWARLLLHLEAARRQRGLPAPQWLLEDARQLFHSASLHGWNVDGDSGIVYTLDWDNRPVVRERLHWTLAEASAAAAALLQRTGEQEYEVWYQCFWDYIDLHLIDRQHGSWHHELGPDNQPSEKIWPGKADLYHAYQATLLPRLPLAISLASALKLRR, encoded by the coding sequence ATGACCGATCTCACCCGGACCAGCGACAGCTGGCTGACCTCCGCCCCCCACCAGCAGTGGCTGCACAATCAAGGCCAGACGCTGCTGGATTTCGCCAAGGCCGCCCGGGTACCGCTCGGTTTTGCAGGCCTTGACCGCTTTGGCAAGCGCCCAGACGATGCCCCGGCTGACACAGTGACCACCGCGCGTATGGTTCACAGTTTCGCCCTCGCCCATATCCAGGGCCTGCCGGGCTGCACGCCATTGATCGACCACGGCCTCAGGGCTCTGGCCGGGGCCTTGCGCGATGGCGTGCACGGCGGCTGGTTCGCCACCCCCGACGCTCAGGATGGCAACACCCGCAAAGCCGCATACCTGCATGCATTTGTCGCCCTGGCCGCCAGCTCCGCGGTGGTGGCCGGGCGCCCGGGCGCCACTGCCTTGCTGGATGAGGCGGTAGCGGTACTCGAAACGCGGTTCTGGTGCGAAGACGAAGGTGCCCTGCTGGAGTCCTTTGCCGGCGACTGGAGCGACTGCGAAGCGTATCGCGGGGCCAACAGCAATATGCATGGCACTGAAACCTTTCTGGCCCTGGCCGACGTGCTCGACCAGGACCTGTGGCTGGACCGCGCCCTGCGGATCAGCGAACGGGTGATTCACCAGCACGCGGCGCAGTCCTCCTACCTGCCCATTGAACACTTCGATGCCGGCTGGCAGCCATTACCGGACTACAACCGGGACAACCCGACAGACCCATTCCGCCCGTTCGGCAAAACCCCGGGGCACGCCTTTGAATGGGCCCGCCTGTTGCTGCACCTTGAAGCGGCGCGCAGGCAGCGTGGCCTGCCCGCGCCCCAATGGCTGCTCGAAGACGCCCGACAGCTGTTTCACAGCGCGAGCCTGCACGGCTGGAATGTCGATGGTGACAGCGGCATTGTTTACACCCTGGACTGGGACAACCGGCCCGTGGTGCGCGAACGCCTGCACTGGACCCTGGCCGAAGCCTCGGCGGCAGCGGCGGCCTTGTTGCAACGCACAGGCGAGCAGGAATACGAAGTCTGGTATCAGTGTTTCTGGGACTACATCGACCTGCACCTGATCGACCGCCAGCACGGCAGCTGGCACCACGAACTGGGGCCTGACAACCAGCCTTCGGAAAAAATATGGCCCGGCAAGGCGGATCTTTACCACGCCTACCAGGCCACCTTGTTGCCACGCCTGCCACTGGCCATCAGCCTGGCCAGCGCACTCAAACTGCGCCGCTGA
- a CDS encoding LysR family transcriptional regulator: MDIRHFRYFLAVAQQRNFTRAAQVLGIAPPTLSRQIQDLESALGVRLFIRQQRQVSLTEAGQALLPEADATVRQFELAQRNARRAGRGEVGHIELGYVASAVYSGVLQRQVQAFSRDCSEVSLSVQEAPMADLPVSVAEGRFDLGYVRSPMALPQELEAIGLNSEGFVLALTDDSWLTRLKGISAQHLQNETFILPEQISGTLQVAAQGGYAPRLGPQPGGLVAVIALVSLGQGVAVVPESVVGHISLPNVIYRPIEGCEARSWLSLIYRRFEKSPVVAGYIAKVKRDFRTVEAAAK; the protein is encoded by the coding sequence ATGGACATACGTCATTTCCGCTATTTTCTGGCGGTCGCCCAACAGCGCAATTTCACCCGCGCGGCACAGGTGCTGGGCATCGCGCCGCCGACCTTGAGCCGGCAAATTCAGGACCTGGAAAGTGCACTCGGGGTGCGTCTGTTTATTCGCCAGCAACGCCAGGTCAGCCTGACCGAAGCCGGACAGGCCCTGCTGCCCGAGGCCGACGCCACAGTGCGCCAGTTTGAGCTGGCACAGCGCAATGCCCGGCGGGCAGGGCGCGGTGAAGTTGGGCATATCGAATTGGGCTACGTTGCCTCAGCGGTCTACTCCGGCGTGTTGCAACGTCAGGTACAGGCTTTTTCCCGGGACTGCAGCGAGGTCAGCCTCAGCGTGCAGGAAGCCCCGATGGCCGACCTGCCGGTGAGTGTGGCTGAAGGCCGGTTTGACCTGGGTTATGTGCGCTCGCCCATGGCCTTGCCCCAGGAACTTGAGGCGATTGGCCTGAATTCAGAAGGTTTTGTGCTGGCACTGACCGATGATTCATGGCTCACCCGTCTTAAAGGCATTAGCGCGCAGCACCTGCAAAACGAGACGTTTATCCTTCCCGAGCAAATCAGCGGAACCTTGCAGGTCGCGGCCCAGGGCGGCTATGCGCCCAGGCTTGGGCCACAGCCCGGTGGCCTGGTGGCGGTGATTGCCCTGGTTTCACTGGGGCAAGGGGTGGCAGTGGTGCCGGAATCGGTGGTGGGGCATATCAGTTTGCCGAATGTTATTTACCGGCCAATCGAGGGCTGCGAGGCCAGGTCATGGTTGTCCCTGATTTACCGGCGGTTTGAAAAGTCCCCGGTGGTGGCCGGGTATATCGCTAAAGTGAAACGCGATTTTCGTACCGTCGAGGCGGCTGCCAAATGA
- a CDS encoding sigma-70 family RNA polymerase sigma factor has product MDPKALLANLYHDNHAWLRGWLSRQVRCPQDAADLAQDTFLRAFDAQQLERIEQPRAYLSTVARRLLCSLWRRRKLEQAYLDQLADMPQGYAPSAEDIALVREAIETIDHALEGLPSRVRRAFLLNRLESMPQQAIATLLGVSLATVERDLRRAYLHCLSQTQESL; this is encoded by the coding sequence CTGGATCCCAAAGCCCTGCTGGCGAATCTCTATCATGACAATCATGCGTGGCTGCGCGGCTGGTTGTCGCGACAGGTGCGTTGCCCGCAGGATGCGGCCGATCTGGCTCAGGACACGTTCCTGCGGGCTTTCGATGCACAGCAACTTGAGCGCATAGAGCAACCCCGGGCTTATCTGAGCACCGTGGCCCGGCGCTTGCTGTGCTCGCTGTGGCGCCGACGCAAGCTGGAGCAGGCCTATCTGGATCAGCTTGCAGACATGCCTCAGGGCTATGCCCCGTCAGCCGAAGACATTGCACTGGTGCGTGAGGCGATCGAAACGATTGATCATGCGCTGGAAGGGTTGCCGTCACGGGTGCGGCGGGCTTTTTTGCTCAACCGTCTTGAAAGCATGCCGCAGCAGGCCATTGCCACCTTGTTGGGGGTTTCACTGGCCACGGTAGAGCGTGACCTGCGCCGCGCTTATTTACATTGCCTTTCGCAAACCCAGGAGAGCCTATGA
- a CDS encoding putative bifunctional diguanylate cyclase/phosphodiesterase has translation MVSASYSPSLVFISLCVAILASYTALDLAARIATARGRTLYLWMCGGALAMGFGVWSMHFIGMLALELPLDLGYDLGLTLWSLLVAILSSGFALWVVSQPRLPALQLMFGALVMGAGISAMHYSGMAALRMQPGIDYDPTLVALSLVIAVGASAAALSIAFRLRRHTPYVHLVRAGASIIMGLAIVGMHYTGMAAANFPVGSFCGAAVDGLSGKGLDNLVLVSSLAVLIIALLTSIFDARLDASTAALANSLTLANEELTKLALHDTLTGLPNRILLADRISQAMAKVAEQGGCFSLMFIDLDGFKPVNDAFGHHLGDRLLREVALRLRDQLRSQDTLARIGGDEFVLLVRLSEPDDAPQVAARQVSLLSKGFRVDEHDLQISASVGIALYPGNGQTAEELLMNADAAMYHAKGAGKNGYSFFDVSMNTNARKQLQLLQDLRQALEHNQFRLHYQPKFDAVSGQPVGAEALLRWEHPQQGLLLPEHFIELAEKTGLIIPIGEWVLNEACRQMRAWFDEGYSHWRISVNLSALQFCYSGLVDSVVSVLERHRLPANSLTLEITETTAMSDADASMTVLQRLSQMGVDLSIDDFGTGYSSLMYLKRLPANELKIDRGFVRDLEHDSDDAAIVSAIVALGQALGLRIVAEGVETDTQQSFLTTLGCNALQGFLLGQPLPAEQFMVDIHRAELSR, from the coding sequence ATGGTTTCTGCTAGTTACTCCCCTTCGCTGGTTTTTATTTCTCTGTGCGTCGCAATTCTTGCGTCGTATACCGCCCTCGATCTGGCCGCACGCATCGCCACGGCGCGGGGCCGGACCCTGTATCTGTGGATGTGCGGCGGTGCGCTGGCCATGGGCTTTGGTGTGTGGTCGATGCATTTTATCGGGATGCTCGCCCTGGAGTTGCCCCTGGATCTGGGCTATGACCTGGGGCTCACGTTGTGGTCGTTACTGGTGGCCATTCTGTCCTCAGGCTTTGCCTTGTGGGTGGTCAGCCAGCCGCGCTTGCCGGCACTGCAATTAATGTTCGGTGCATTGGTCATGGGGGCAGGCATCAGCGCCATGCACTACAGCGGCATGGCCGCATTGCGCATGCAGCCGGGCATCGATTACGACCCGACACTGGTCGCGCTGTCGCTGGTGATTGCGGTAGGGGCTTCGGCGGCTGCCTTGTCGATAGCGTTCCGCCTGCGCAGGCACACCCCCTATGTCCATCTGGTGCGGGCCGGGGCTTCGATCATCATGGGCCTGGCGATTGTCGGCATGCACTACACCGGCATGGCTGCGGCGAATTTCCCGGTCGGCAGTTTTTGCGGTGCGGCAGTTGACGGTTTGAGTGGCAAAGGCCTGGATAACCTGGTGCTGGTGTCCAGCCTTGCGGTGTTGATCATTGCGCTGCTGACCTCCATTTTTGATGCCCGGCTCGATGCCAGCACTGCGGCCCTGGCGAACTCCCTGACCCTGGCCAATGAAGAACTGACCAAACTGGCGCTGCATGACACCCTGACCGGGCTGCCCAATCGCATCCTGCTGGCTGACCGGATCAGCCAGGCCATGGCCAAAGTGGCTGAGCAGGGCGGGTGTTTCTCGTTGATGTTTATCGATCTGGACGGTTTCAAACCGGTGAACGATGCCTTTGGCCATCACTTGGGGGACCGGCTGTTGCGCGAAGTGGCGTTGCGCCTGCGTGATCAGTTGCGCAGCCAGGACACCCTGGCGCGCATCGGTGGTGATGAATTTGTGTTGCTGGTGCGCCTGAGCGAGCCTGACGATGCGCCTCAGGTTGCGGCGCGGCAGGTCAGCCTGCTGTCAAAAGGCTTCCGGGTGGATGAGCATGATTTGCAGATCTCCGCCAGCGTTGGCATTGCCTTGTACCCCGGCAATGGCCAGACCGCCGAAGAGCTGTTGATGAATGCCGATGCGGCGATGTACCACGCCAAGGGAGCCGGTAAAAACGGTTACAGCTTCTTCGATGTATCCATGAACACCAACGCCCGCAAGCAACTGCAACTCTTGCAGGACTTGCGTCAGGCGCTGGAGCACAACCAGTTTCGCCTGCATTACCAGCCCAAGTTTGATGCTGTCAGCGGCCAGCCTGTAGGGGCCGAAGCCTTGTTGCGCTGGGAGCATCCGCAGCAGGGATTGTTGCTGCCGGAACACTTTATCGAACTGGCGGAAAAAACCGGGCTGATCATTCCGATCGGCGAATGGGTGCTAAACGAAGCCTGTCGCCAGATGCGGGCGTGGTTCGATGAGGGGTATAGCCACTGGCGTATCTCGGTCAATCTGTCGGCGTTGCAGTTTTGTTATTCGGGGCTGGTCGACAGTGTGGTCTCGGTGCTGGAGCGCCACCGGTTGCCCGCCAACAGCCTGACCCTGGAAATCACCGAGACCACCGCCATGAGCGATGCAGATGCGAGCATGACCGTGCTGCAGCGGCTGTCGCAGATGGGGGTCGATCTGTCCATTGATGACTTCGGCACCGGCTATTCAAGCCTGATGTACCTCAAACGCTTGCCGGCCAATGAACTGAAGATTGATCGCGGGTTTGTCCGCGACCTGGAACATGACAGTGACGATGCCGCGATTGTTTCGGCGATTGTGGCCCTGGGCCAGGCTCTGGGGCTGCGGATTGTGGCTGAAGGGGTTGAAACCGATACCCAGCAAAGCTTCCTGACCACGCTGGGGTGCAATGCCCTGCAAGGTTTCCTGTTGGGACAGCCGTTACCGGCCGAGCAATTCATGGTCGATATTCATCGCGCTGAATTGTCGCGTTAA